In the genome of Agelaius phoeniceus isolate bAgePho1 chromosome 14, bAgePho1.hap1, whole genome shotgun sequence, the window TTTCTGCATTACTATTTACAATGCTTAGTGAATGTTGCTTTCACTGAAATACCAAAAATATTcaaagttttttcttctttaatctGCATCTTCTTGGTTCCAAGAGGCAGAACAATTTTTAAGAGACAAAATGAATCAAGGTACAACTCAAAACCCAGTGTATTTTATAACAGAGAGAGACGTCTGGGGAAACCTACAGAGATAATTTAGTATTTGCTCCTAACAGCAGGCATTTCTTGCCCTTTGCAACTACTGCAGTATGACACTAAATATATGTAAGCAGCCAGAATGTTATGACCTTCCAACAGTAAGCCCAGATACTGTGGCAGGACTTGCACACTCTCATCCACCGAAGAGGAAGAGAGTCTTACTTCCCCAGAGTTGTACTATTTTCTTCTACATCTGAAGGCATCATTGCTCCCTGTGTATTAATTTAATGCATGAATCGCCAAGAAGTTCATTTTATAAACACTTAATTTAGGAGTTAGCCCCTTTCAAATGTGCAGTAGTTAAGCTATTTCACTGTCAGACAAGACTTTAACCTTTGCAAAACTTAGCACTGTATTTCAAAGAAAGCATCGCTTTACTAATAGCACTTAGAAGTCAAGCAATattttactgaaataaaaaatacaaacttCTGCTGTTGTGACAACTTCTTCTTGTAGTCTTtacatttcttcttctttttgcttGCATCATACTCCCCCTTCAGTTGGAACTTTGCAACTTCCACGTGCAATTTATAGCCTCGGATTTCTGCTTCATCCAGAAGCCTCAAAGCAAGTTGAACTGATTCTCTCTATTTGAAGATAAAGCACAGTACAAACTTTAAAGCACATGGCAAAATCAAACTGTATTCCAATAAGATGTCATTAAGTATACTGTGCTAAGAATCAAGTCCCTGTCACTGAAAACCATAATGCTGTCTTCTGACACACAGCTGGCACTGTTTTCTTGATCAAAACCCAGTATTTCTTCACTCCTGTTGTAATTGATTAATAGTTCCAAAACCAGCTGCATATTTCATTCAAATACGTCATAGACATGAATCTGCAATATCTAAGCAAGCTGATGAACTTAAAAGCAAGAATAAAAAGGTTTCAGGGAATTGATTTCCTATAAAACTTGTATCACTTTTCCAAGAACAGCAGATGTTGAGACTCTtaagtaatttttaatgttttcctaAAAGTCCTTTAGAGTGAGGACAGCGTTTATGCTTGTGCACTCCATGGTCCTAACTACTACAATTGCAAAAATAGCACAGACTACAAGCCATTTGATTTAGTACTGCCTTGTGCTTCTTGCAGAGCTAAAGCCGGCTGCACTTGCAATCACCAACTTTCCGAACTATTCACAAGCGCAACACATAAGGAAATAGTACTGCGGCCTAAACTTTTAAGGCTTAATAAAGAATGAAAGCACAGTTTTGAACCAAGCCAGTTCTCAATTAAAAGTTTTAAGTACAGGACTACAGTATGTTTCTTCCTGGCTcattatttctctatttttggTTACACAGTGGCATATTTTCAAAGTAAAAGGTGAAAATCCTCCCATTTCAGTCCATCATCTCTGGCACCCAAGACAGAAGCATGTAGAGACATGTTCAGCAGGTATTATGGCCATTTCCAGGCCGAGGATGAGGTTGGGTAAGAGGAAACAAATGAGCTTAATGGGCATTTCTGTGTAAATCTTTAAACCAGACACCTATATTCCAAACTGTGCTTTACATTTTCAAGTCTTCTGAATGTGGTTCTGAAATAATGGCCATATGTGCCCTCAGCGTGATGGAAAACTTCATTTCAGTGCACCCTGACCTTCAGATAACAACAGAGGCCATCTCCTTTAAGATTTCCTTCCTTATCTTTGTACAGTTTGATCTTGTGTTCTTCTGTCTGAGGATCTCGCATGATGATACCACATTTTGACATGACTTGTACAAATTCATCTTTTGTAATGTCTGGAGGTAAACCTGCAAAATAAATTCAAACAGAAGGCTTAAGTATggtctatttttaaaaaagcctcATTAGAACAAATCTTCCTGTAGCATTTATTTAAACTAAAGATATCAAAAAGGACAACAATTTACatacactgcaagaaaccactGCCCGTGGGCCTTACCTTCTAAGCATTACTTCATACTAGTATTCTGCAAATCCTTGTACTCTGTGCTCCCTAATATGCACACCTAGAGATTTCTTGTCACACATCATCCACACTGCAGCGGACACAAAGACCTCTGCAAATGTAACCCTCCTGCCCAAGCTTGAAGTCCCACTGCACTTCTAGGTAtcagagacaaaaaaaaccccataagaACACAACCTATAAACAGACAAATGTTTTCTTCACTCAAAAACTCAATAAAAAGAGTAGCTGATAACGTATAAAGATTTTAAGAACTGAACTCTGAATTGAGGATaagaaaaaaccaaagcagATGAGGAAATTATGTGGATGTCCTATGCTAGTTTGGCCTGCATGAAGATTTTTGAATCTTTTTGAAAATGATTGTGAAAATGCAAGTATGTGCACTCCTGTGACTGTTCACAACCACGAAGTGTACCTAAGTATATGCATCTAAAGAAAGCACCCCACCATCCAAAAGAAGTAGAAAAACACTGTAATAAATAAGTGCACAGATAATTTCATGTGAGCTTTCACATTATTTTCTCATTCTCTTCCCAACATTTTTTACTGTTTACTCCTTCTTACCTAATAATTATTTATTAgagcaaataaaaattatagATTAAGTGATGCATATAGTTGATCCGCTGTCTCATCATAAACTTGTCATTATCCTATCCCTTAAAAGCCTgcagaaaatgtttttcctaTAGAATAACAAATTAGTGACTTGGCTGACACAGCTCAGAGAATACCCCATTTAACAGATAAAAGCATGGAATCTGTCCATTCTACTTCTTTCCAATATCTGCAATTTAAAGGTCACAAAGACATTATTCAGTCATGAATATAACATTAAGCAGCTTGCAAGTGACAGATTGAATAGATAATATTAGAGACATATATGAGTCTCTTTTACCATCTTTAGctcaaaatatataaataaacacTCTTACCTGTCACATAAACATTTGTGTTCCTATCTTCTTCAACATGAAACCACCCTAAATACAAGAATCTAATTCAGTCATGGTAATACATTAAACACAGGAGCATAAACATCTATATTCCAACAGATTTATGAGAATTTTTTCTTGCTCACAGAGAAATGCTGAACATgccttgctttttttccttttatatacAGATTCAGGAGGATACTTATGAAGCACCACACAATTTTAGAACCATTCTGCAAATTACCAGCACAACCTTATCTTTGCTGTACCAGATAACAACAATTAACTGCCAGTTTTCCGCCAGTACAATATAGGTCATAGCCTACGCAGAGGGAAGTGCTTTGTCACTTACCTGGCTCTAGCTTccttttttccaatttttgtTTTGGATCTGTTTGTTTTTGTCTTGTCTCATTGGCTGATGGTTGTGTTCCTGATTTCTTAGAACTTACTGGTTGCTTACTTTCAGTGGCTGTACCAGAAGCAGATGAAGTATCTGTCTCAGCTGCATGGAAACCATAGTTGGCATGATAGGTTGCCAGGAAATCTTCTGttatctgaaaagaaattaggaaaattaatataaaatttcaAAGAAGTATAAATACAGGTTTGTATTTTAAAGTTAGTTAGGTGATGGTCATTTTCTGATCTGGCAACATAGAaaataacaatattttaaaacaatcttCGCAAAGCCATACACACACAAGAACAATCAGTTCAGGCATTACCTGAACTAGACCAAAACACAAACTCCATACATATGCATATGTAGTTTTTACACAAACACTTCACAGGTTCTGCCATTTTTCAAACAAAGCTTTCTGCTTTCCATGTGAGTTGGATCTGCCTGAAGGACAGAAATCAAGTGCTCCTGGCCATGGTGAAGTGTTAAAGTGATACTGATAGTAAGCCAACAATTTATCCACATATGATGATGAATGACTGACATTTGCAGGTATCTGCCTTTTCATGGAATCATTTCCAGAGATGTCATATATTTGTGTTGAGAGGCAGTAAATATTACACTTAACTAGAGATGTTAACACGTTGCTTCCAAGGCAATAGGCTTTACATTATATCGTACAAATAGACAGAGAGACTATATTTGGATAAAATATAAGACTCGCCAATGCCTATGCTTTAGGgatcaaaataaaagaaaaaagtcacaAATTATACACAGTACTTCCAGCCACTGGCAATCCCAGGCAAAGAGATACATCATAGCTTCTTCTGTTAGCATCCCCACATTATGAAGTAATTTCTGAAGTTGCAcactctgaattattttttctcaaaaCTGAGCCTTAACCTTTGAAAAATCTTATCTGACTCTGACCTTTGCTGCAGTTGCTTCATTTGTAttcaaaaggaaacaaaactatGCGCCATTAAGCTATTATAAGAGAGCAATTTCAAGTGTCAGTGATGAAAATGTAATCTCTTATATTCCATAGTAATTTGAAGCTTGATGTTTGAGCTCTAAAATTTCATTATGACAAATCAGAAATGCAAAATTGACAGTAACAGGCTTGTAAGGAATAATGCAAGATGCCATGCTGTCCCATAACTTTAAAGGTGAACACAAAATAACTCTTAGGCTAAAGAAGATTTGCTGCACACCTCAATGAAGAATGTAAATGGCTGCTCTTACAGGTATGACGTAACACAGCATCAAGACAAAGTACAACCACATTTAGTGAAAAAAGGAAGACACTGCTCTAATCAGGTACATTATCTTTGACATTAGCTATCTTAGTGAATCCTTAGTGCCACAGTTGATGAGATCCAGAGAATTAAGAAGCTTCTGTACTTGCTGGTGAACagcattatttattttcatcagAGAACCTACTCGTAAATTAGTGATTAAACCTACAAAAGCATTATTTTTCAGCTTCTGGGGGAACTGCACTCTGTGTAAACCTCCATTTACTCTTAGCAAATTATCTACCACAGACTGTAAAATTTTGCCACTCTGTAACAAAGATGTTTTTTGCATAAAACACTATCATCCTACCATATAGCCATTACCACTACTTTAccttaaaatgtctttttacAAGCAGTTTATAAACATATAAAGGCTTTTATTGGAATTCCTGTCATGCCTGATGGCACTAGAAACAAGCAGTCACAGAACTACTTACTGGGGACTTCAATCCAGTTCTGGTGGAGCGCATCACAGAGATCAGTCCTATCTACACACGCACACAGTCACGCAGTTTAGGGTGATTAAGcttatagaaaaagaaacacaataCTACAGAACATGTGGGCGTGTAATTAACTGCTGGTGCcactgaaaaggaaagaaatagaaTAAAACCAAATGAAGAACAGATACCTTGTGCTTGCAGATGACAGCCAATGTCTGTATTTTCACAGCAAGTGATGCAAGCAGCAGATGAATTTCACATGTTATTTTGTGCTATATCTGTGAAGCACTAAAAAAGTTGGAATTCACCTATACAGTAccattgaaattaaaataattaaataataaacaaGGTTGCAATTGCTTCTATTAAATAATTTACTGTCTGCAAATTTTTCTAGGGAATGCTAGCAGAGAATATCATTCACTTTTTGCACTGCTTTGAAATTTGCCTTAGTGGAAGTTCAGCAGACACTGTATTcccaaagcagagcagcagtgcaaTCCCAGTCCATAGATAAAAATTACTTAGACCAGTCAGAGTATCTTTTGTCAAGAAACAGATTAAAAATTTCATTACTGCCCAAGGAGAAAGAAGTACAGCTTCTGGTTACAACAGTCTCCTCAGTTTATCTAGATAAAAAATTCTGTTAGTAATCATCAGAAAAACTCTATGATGTATGGGTAAAGAATCTTTGTGCAGCACTGTGGGTCATGGATAGGTCACCAACTTCTACTATACATCATATTCACTAATGAACTTTTCTGCTCCTATTTAACCTATCCAACCCTTAACGCTATCTCCTCTCCAAGACGGAACAGACAAGAAAAACACTTAGGAAGCAAAAAATGCTACTGAGAAGACACACATTTCAAAAGAGAGGtaagaagaaggggaagaaatggGAGCAAAACAAGAAGAACCCTCTTACAAATTACTGTAGTTACTGGATATAGCACCCCACAGGGAGCCAGAAATACTTATTTCTCCACTGCTCCACTTTCTGAGTCtggatttttcagatttttaccCCTCCATAAGCCATCTGCTCCACAGACACCTTCCTAGGTTTACACGCATTCAAACTTGGCACTACAGGCTTCACTCTCAGATTCTCTGGATTGCAATGAATTCACAGTCAAACACAAACTAGAATTCACAAACTAGAACTGGCACATTACATCCATCAAGCAGATACCATAAAAGTCTTAATACTAAATTAAGTAATTGCCCTCATTCACTGCTACATGATAAGAAAACTACTATTTCACTCGCAAATCAGTAGATTGGCTCAACATATTAAATCTACGTTCACTCGCCCTTGGAGGAGCCATGTTATTACAGCAAGACCATATTTCATAGTTAAAACAtttaacaaaattttaaaaaactaaaaactGTAACCTATTTCCATGTTGTGGAATGCCACTAAGATGAATACACTTATTTTTCAAATGTGCTTCCAAGACTGGAGGAGATGGAAAAACACATCTCTTATTTGACATAAGTCTCAGATAACAATAAAAGAGACATAATACTACTCTGTTTTCATCTAGACTTCGTAACATACTAATTAATTTCTACACTGCCCACAAAGAGATCACCACAGCTACTGTGGTGAGACTACAGTGGTGAGCTACAGAGACCTAAGCACATCCCAGGCACCTCTGATCAACATGCACAAATATAACCGTGACTTCATCCCAGGCCCGAACAACTCTACAGATTCTCCGCCCAGACGAATAGCCAACGCGCAGCTCCTCACGACAGCGCAGCCGGTCAAGGACGGAGACGACACCGTGGTTTTGCCTTTGAAAAGGTATGTTTTGGTGCTGCTGAGACTCGCAGCAGACACGATGTGGGTGAATGCGGACACCTGCGTACCGACGAGATCCGGCATCAACCGCTCCTTCTTCTCCCCCTTCCTCGGGGCTCCCCCGTACCTACCTTGGGGAACCAGGCCTTCTTCTCCAAGTCCCACTCGTAGGCAGCCCCGTCCGCCGGGTCCACGTAGGTAAAGGGGTCGGACTCGCCCTCGCCTTCGCCCTCGGCTGGCTTGGCCTCGtactgctgctggagctgcagctgccggtAGAATTCCTCGTTTCCATCCTCGCCGCTCATGCTGCCCCGTTCACTGGGCCTCGAACACCAGCGCTCCTTCCGCCGCTGTCTGAGGCAGGCACGCCCGCCTCGCCCCGCCCCTCTCGGTGGCGGGAGCGCGCGCGGACAACCCCGCACCTCGCGCGGCGACAGCGACCGTCCCGGGCCCTGGCGCGCGCACAAAACCGGAAATACCCCACCCGCCGCCGTACCttccgcccgccccgcccctttaCCCTGAGCTGTAGCCAATGAAACGAGCGGTGTTGGGTCATGCGGGGAACGACGGAGCCaatgggaaggggagggggaagtCCTTCCTGGGGAGGGCGGACGCAGGGGATGGGCCCCTGGTGTCAGTGCGTCCGTCGTGGGACAGGGGCCGTTGCCACAGcgcccctgcctctttttctcttcccgtgtttttttttttcctttcccttcaccctCAGG includes:
- the HTATSF1 gene encoding 17S U2 SnRNP complex component HTATSF1; this encodes MSGEDGNEEFYRQLQLQQQYEAKPAEGEGEGESDPFTYVDPADGAAYEWDLEKKAWFPKITEDFLATYHANYGFHAAETDTSSASGTATESKQPVSSKKSGTQPSANETRQKQTDPKQKLEKRKLEPGWFHVEEDRNTNVYVTGLPPDITKDEFVQVMSKCGIIMRDPQTEEHKIKLYKDKEGNLKGDGLCCYLKRESVQLALRLLDEAEIRGYKLHVEVAKFQLKGEYDASKKKKKCKDYKKKLSQQQKQLDWRPEKKDGATRMRHERIVIIRNMFHPKDFEEDPLVLNEIREDLRTECEKFGQVKKVLIFDRHPDGVASVSFKEATEADLCKLTLNGRWFGGRQLSAETWDGVTDYQVEETAREREERLKVWESFLGDPDAKEQQTTSDSHSASSSVKLPEGKQPPAVNDTPKEDANEETHKRENNGGGINEDGAPSTDSSLAGSDGEADT